In Arachis hypogaea cultivar Tifrunner chromosome 2, arahy.Tifrunner.gnm2.J5K5, whole genome shotgun sequence, a genomic segment contains:
- the LOC112732377 gene encoding uncharacterized protein — translation MSFNSILWCHPKLILLTALLLFASSLCTSVSEGELVGTTVSGGNFFTVSSFSYPETTIKPFDLRYIRVDIPPSFSAVSIALNSDVDLDLSRVDRIPKSSLPIICFRDGSPPLPDALNTTLKDSVVSGINDLDVEQCFPMQKNITMRLTNEQISAGAWYIGLFNGIGATRTQSKMINRGSSYSFIANISVEACTNSMMKGVFCNSTVYPLSCTSSNVFKYYDLDATEVKKPMMENALTCKNNFETSCVQEGVPQFYSLDITNMAEELTITAANIRFNSTSSNSTSSADDFKLMCYARHGAIPSETSHDYSSDLSKSPLVIRAPQIGRLYISILPVNLAKTLDGTQDGNARVCYSMETQVVQCPLGKAGPNCTMDSYTLQTVLSRIPMPFESYYLPVGEVEMAESANFPLEPLSNNTMNQGGTDNIWTYFILDIPRGAAGRNIHVRLSSDVKINYEFYARFGGLPSLESWDYYYANKTRKSDESAFFMLYSSKDDNVDFYIIYAREGTWGFGLRHLNASGNSLKAQTAMSISLEGCPKHCSSHGDCRYSFDASGLTSYSFCSCDRNHGGFDCSVEIVSHKGHIVQSIFLIASNAAAMLPAYWALRQKAYAEWILFTSSGISSAIYHACDVGTWCPLTYNVLQFMDFWLSFMAVVSTFVYLASINETHKRAIHTAVAIFTALMAATKATRSSNIVLVFVLGAIGLLIGWLIEVSSKYRSLSFSFRFSPSFPQSLLTIKDWLYKLVMSLWRRFHWGFALAGFIALAMAATSWVLETSSTYWIWHSFWHVTIYTSSFFFLCSKASNVDAEEDQLPTTENYALARRDSFSRSES, via the exons ATGTCTTTCAATTCGATTCTGTGGTGTCATCCAAAACTGATTCTTCTCACTGCTTTGTTACTGTTTGCTTCTTCTCTCTGCACTTCTGTAAGTGAAGGTGAACTTGTTGGAACAACGGTTTCTGGTGGCAACTTCTTCACCGTTTCCAGCTTCAGCTACCCTGAGACGACTATCAAGCCCTTTGATTTGCGCTATATCCGAG TTGATATACCGCCATCGTTTTCTGCCGTGTCCATAGCATTGAACTCAGATGTAGACCTT GATCTTTCAAGGGTCGATCGAATTCCAAAAAGCTCACTGCCAATAATATGTTTCAGAGATGGCAGCCCTCCTCTGCCGGATGCCTTAAACACAACTCTGAAAGATTCAGTTGTCTCAG GAATAAATGATCTTGATGTGGAGCAGTGCTTTCCTATGCAGAAGAATATCACTATGAGATTGACAAATGAACag ATATCTGCAGGCGCTTGGTACATTGGTCTATTCAATGGCATTGGAGCGACAAGAACACAATCAAAGATG ATTAACCGAGGCTCATCATACTCCTTCATTGCTAATATAAGTGTGGAAGCATGCACGAATTCAATGATGAAGGGGGTGTTCTGTAATAGTACAGTCTATCCACTTTCATGCACATCGTCCAATGTCTTTAAATATTATGATTTGGATGCTACAGAGGTGAAGAAGCCGATGATGGAAAATGCTCTGACCTGCAAAAATAACTTCGAAACTTCGTGTGTTCAGGAAGGCGTACCACAGTTCTATTCCTTGGATATAACAAATATGGCAGAAGAATTGACCATTACAGCAGCAAATATCAGATTCAACTCTACATCTTCAAATAGCACTTCTAGTGCAGATGATTTTAAGTTAATGTGTTATGCTCGCCATGGTGCAATTCCTTCAGAGACTTCGCATGATTATTCCAGTGATTTGAGTAAATCCCCTCTTGTTATTCGTGCTCCACAGATTGGTCGTCTATACATTAGTATATTACCGGTTAATCTGGCAAAAACATTAGATGGAACTCAGGATGGCAATGCCAGAGTTTGCTATTCAATGGAAACACAAGTGGTTCAGTGCCCTCTTGGTAAAGCTGGACCGAATTGCACAATGGATAGCTACACACTTCAG ACAGTCCTAAGTAGAATTCCAATGCCGTTCGAATCATATTATTTACCAGTTGGTGAGGTAGAAATGGCAGAGTCGGCAAATTTTCCTCTTGAGCCACTTTCAAACAACACAATGAACCAAGGAGGAACTGATAACATTTGGACTTACTTTATTTTGGACATTCCTCGTGGTGCAGCCGGACGAAATATTCATGTACGGCTATCCTCAGATGTGAAGATTAATTATGAATTTTATGCTCGATTTGGTGGATTACCTTCTCTTGAGAGTTGGGACTATTATTATGCTAACAAGACAAGGAAGAGCGATGAATCGGCGTTTTTCATGCTATATAGTTCAAAAGATGACAATGTtgatttttacattatttatgcTAGAGAAGGAACATGGGGTTTTGGTTTAAGACATCTTAATGCAAGTGGCAATTCTTTGAAAGCACAAACTGCCATGTCTATTTCACTTGAAGGATGCCCGAAACATTGCTCTTCTCATGGTGATTGTAGATATTCTTTTGATGCTAGCGGATTGACATCATATAG CTTCTGCTCTTGTGATCGGAACCACGGGGGCTTTGACTGTAGCGTTGAAATTGTATCGCATAAAG GGCACATAGTGCAATCGATTTTTCTCATTGCATCGAATGCAGCAGCAATGCTTCCTGCCTATTGGGCCCTTCGGCAGAAG GCATACGCAGAATGGATTTTGTTCACTTCGAGTGGAATTTCGAGTGCGATTTATCATGCATGTGATGTAGGCACTTGGTGTCCCTTGACCTATAATGTTCTTCAG TTCATGGACTTTTGGCTTTCTTTCATGGCCGTGGTTAGCACTTTCGTGTACTTAGCCTCGATCAATGAAACACATAAGAGGGCAATCCACACAGCTGTTGCTATCTTTACTGCACTCATGGCTGCAACCAAGGCGACCAG ATCTTCGAATATTGTTCTTGTGTTTGTGCTCGGAGCTATTGGTCTTCTAATTGGCTGGTTGATAGAGGTCTCATCAAAGTATAGGTCCCTTTCATTTTCATTCAGATTCTCACCAAGTTTCCCTCAAAG CTTGTTAACTATAAAGGATTGGCTCTATAAGCTTGTCATGTCGCTTTGGAGGCGGTTCCATTGGGGTTTCGCATTGGCCGGTTTCATCGCGTTAGCCATGGCAGCAACAAGCTGGGTGCTTGAAACCAGTTCAACCTACTGGATATGGCATAG CTTTTGGCATGTCACAATATACACatcatctttcttctttctttgctCAAAAGCAAGTAATGTGGATGCAGAGGAGGATCAGCTACCTACGACGGAAAACTATGCGCTGGCTCGCCGGGACTCGTTTTCGAGAAGCGAGTCTTAA
- the LOC112732384 gene encoding pentatricopeptide repeat-containing protein At4g30825, chloroplastic-like: MASLRFSIFMDTFDSKTSIPAISCYGAFPFKSLPKTKYIQVDANFSSKPKVRNKARVAKRVPNPQIGAEFRLGYEAKNSAPLEIDKFLVRRDGHDADVDYSSVGPELSTEHCNAILKVLERTSDDAKTMSFFEWMRGMGKLEQNDRAYNIALRLLSKKEDWEAAKKLVLEMRTKFGSELSLQAFNTLIYGCRRRGLVELAAKWFRLMLDSGVAPNSATFSMLMGLYRKGWNVEEAEFMFSQMRQLGILFEPAYSGMITIYTRFRLYEKAEDIISLMREDKIVPNMENWLVMLNAYSQQGKLRDAEKVLVSMQDAGFSPNIVAYNIMITGYGKASNMDAAQKLFVKLKNVGLDPDETTFRSMIEGWGRVDNYVEAMWYYKELKRLGYKPNSSNLYTMLKLQAKHGDEEGAVGTLGDMVEAGCQYSSMLGTLLHAYESTGRVDKLPLLLKMNRSCYEHILVNQHSCSSLVMAYVKHKLIEDAIKVLKEKKWCDEPYEDNLCHLLICSCKEAGMLENAVKIYNQIHKNVDKPNMHILCTMIDIYSVMGLFNEAEMLYMQLKSSGIQLDMIAFSIVVRMYVKAGLLKEACSVLDEIDKLPDIVPDIFLLRDMFRIYQRCNKVDKLTALYYKVSKDRVDWDQELYNCVLNCCAQALPVDELSRLFEEMLDRGFTPNTITFNVMLDIFGKARLFKKVNRIFCMAKKQGLVDAISYNTVIAAFGKNKDFKNMSWMVDKMQFDGFSVSLEAYNSMLDAYGKDGQMETFRSILQKMKESNCASDHYTYNTMINIYGEQGWIEEVANVHTELKECGLGLDLYSYNTLIKAYGVAGMVEDAVDLIREMRDNGIEPDKITYTNLITALRRNDKFLEAVKWSLWMKQMKL, translated from the coding sequence atggCTTCTCTCAGATTTTCTATTTTCATGGATACTTTCGATTCAAAGACCTCAATCCCTGCTATATCTTGTTACGGAGCTTTCCCTTTCAAATCCCTACCCAAAACGAAGTACATTCAGGTAGACGCGAACTTCAGTTCTAAGCCTAAGGTTCGGAACAAGGCTCGGGTGGCGAAGCGAGTGCCAAACCCACAAATCGGAGCTGAATTTAGGTTGGGCTACGAAGCCAAGAACAGTGCTCCACTAGAAATTGATAAGTTCCTCGTGCGCCGTGACGGCCACGATGCTGACGTGGATTACTCTTCAGTTGGTCCTGAACTAAGCACAGAGCATTGCAATGCGATCTTGAAAGTGCTTGAGAGGACGAGCGACGACGCCAAAACGATGTCGTTTTTTGAGTGGATGAGAGGAATGGGGAAATTGGAGCAAAACGACCGTGCTTACAACATCGCCCTTCGTTTGCTGAGCAAGAAGGAAGATTGGGAAGCTGCAAAGAAACTGGTTTTGGAAATGAGAACCAAATTCGGATCCGAATTGAGCTTGCAGGCTTTCAACACTCTCATATACGGTTGTCGGAGGCGGGGTTTAGTGGAATTGGCGGCGAAGTGGTTCCGACTGATGTTGGATTCCGGTGTGGCGCCGAATTCGGCGACGTTCAGCATGTTGATGGGGCTTTACAGGAAAGGATGGAACGTTGAGGAGGCAGAGTTCATGTTTTCTCAGATGAGGCAGTTAGGGATATTGTTTGAACCGGCATATTCAGGTATGATTACGATATACACCCGTTTTAGATTGTATGAAAAGGCAGAAGACATAATTAGCTTGATGAGGGAAGACAAAATTGTTCCTAATATGGAGAATTGGTTGGTGATGCTGAATGCTTATAGCCAGCAAGGAAAGTTGAGGGATGCTGAGAAGGTTTTGGTGTCAATGCAAGATGCAGGGTTCAGTCCCAATATTGTTGCATATAATATTATGATAACTGGGTATGGAAAAGCTTCCAATATGGATGCTGCTCAGAAGTTGTTTGTGAAACTGAAGAATGTTGGGTTGGACCCTGATGAGACCACTTTCCGTTCTATGATTGAGGGATGGGGTAGAGTTGATAATTATGTAGAAGCCATGTGGTATTATAAGGAGCTCAAGCGGTTAGGGTACAAACCGAATTCGTCGAATTTGTACACTATGTTAAAGTTGCAGGCTAAACATGGAGATGAAGAAGGTGCTGTTGGAACTCTTGGAGATATGGTGGAGGCTGGATGCCAGTACTCTTCTATGCTTGGTACTCTATTACATGCTTATGAAAGTACTGGCAGGGTTGATAAATTGCCGCTTTTGTTGAAGATGAATAGGAGCTGTTACGAACACATTCTTGTTAATCAACATTCTTGCTCCTCTTTGGTCATGGCTTATGTAAAACACAAGCTGATAGAAGATGCTATTAAAGTGTTGAAAGAGAAGAAGTGGTGTGACGAGCCTTATGAGGATAACTTGTGTCATCTTTTGATTTGTTCGTGCAAAGAGGCAGGTATGCTGGAGAATGCTGTTAAGATATATAATCAAATTCACAAGAATGTTGATAAGCCTAACATGCATATTTTGTGCACCATGATTGACATTTACAGTGTCATGGGCCTCTTCAATGAGGCAGAGATGTTGTATATGCAGTTGAAGTCTTCAGGGATTCAGTTGGATATGATTGCCTTTAGCATTGTTGTTAGAATGTATGTCAAAGCTGGATTGTTAAAGGAAGCTTGCTCTGTTCTGGATGAAATTGACAAGCTACCGGACATTGTGCCAGACATCTTTTTGCTACGTGATATGTTTCGTATTTACCAAAGATGCAACAAGGTGGATAAATTAACTGCCCTTTACTATAAAGTCTCGAAAGATCGTGTGGATTGGGATCAGGAACTATATAATTGTGTCCTAAACTGCTGTGCGCAGGCTCTGCCAGTAGACGAGCTTTCCAGGCTTTTTGAAGAGATGCTAGACCGTGGATTTACCCCTAACACGATTACTTTCAATGTCATGCTTGACATCTTTGGAAAAGCTAGGCTCTTCAAGAAGGTTAATAGGATTTTCTGCATGGCTAAGAAGCAGGGTCTGGTTGATGCGATATCTTACAATACTGTCATTGCAGCATTCGGTAAAAATAAAGACTTCAAAAACATGTCATGGATGGTTGACAAGATGCAATTTGATGGGTTTTCAGTTTCCCTTGAAGCCTACAATTCTATGCTGGATGCTTACGGGAAAGATGGTCAAATGGAAACTTTTAGATCCATATTGCAGAAGATGAAGGAATCAAACTGTGCCTCTGACCACTACACATACAACACCATGATCAATATCTATGGGGAGCAAGGATGGATCGAAGAAGTTGCTAATGTTCACACTGAATTGAAAGAATGTGGCCTTGGACTTGATTTGTACAGCTATAACACATTGATTAAGGCTTATGGAGTTGCAGGGATGGTTGAAGATGCTGTAGATTTGATCAGGGAAATGAGAGATAATGGAATTGAACCAGACAAGATAACTTACACTAATCTTATCACCGCGCTGCGCAGAAATGATAAATTTTTAGAAGCTGTTAAGTGGTCGTTGTGGATGAAGCAGATGAAATTGTGA